In Aedes albopictus strain Foshan chromosome 3, AalbF5, whole genome shotgun sequence, the following are encoded in one genomic region:
- the LOC134290923 gene encoding pickpocket protein 28-like, with amino-acid sequence MTTTSETIRPSREMERSKVQLASAGAKELFLEYCSNSSVHGVRYFGCRERSLCEKFWWVVVFVLSVGSCVMLILKTYQKWDQTPVIVSFNEKSTPVWQIPFPAVTICPQTKVKSEILNFSRDFGEFINMDSGEAGDFNRTDYLLTMMQLCERTFYTIVLREAHSLPNKASHQSYASIVREMSLSMYQMMEYCMIRSELKFCEDMFSHTMTEEGICVSFNLLSAAELLRTDVIQTVDPYLSEHHKAPHWTLEQGYSSEATLSSYPYRTLGPGYSAGLSLLLLSSNHDLDYLCRGPVQAFKVLLHSSAEYPQVSQRFVHVPVDQEVTIAVKPQMVTTTEGLRSYTPERRQCFFNNERYLQFFKIYTQDNCELECLTNYTLQRCNCVKFSMMYANDTPVCETNQIYCMLDAENDLLEMDLVSHQDQQANFRAQCNCLPACTSIQYDAEITQTDFDWQKWSQAIELPLNSTTGMHVARLGIYFKEAQFMTSKRSELYGLTDFLANCGGLLGLCMGVSLLSLVELCYFCTVRPFSLWRKQKRAEVDAKNLKYDEVPGISLLSMSMKGDKELQ; translated from the exons atgacgacgacatcAGAAACGATTCGACCGTCGCGAGAAATGGAGCGCTCGAAAGTTCAGCTGGCGTCCGCCGGAGCCAAGGAGCTGTTTCTGGAATACTGTAGCAACAGTTCGGTGCACGGAGTTCGATATTTCGGATGCCGGGAACGATCGCTATGCGAAAAGTTCTGGTGGGTGGTTGTGTTTGTCCTGTCAGTGGGAAGTTGTGTGATGTTGATCCTGAAAACGTACCAAAAGTGGGACCAAACACCGGTGATTGtgagttttaacgaaaaatcTACTCCGGTGTGGCAGATTCCGTTTCCGGCGGTGACCATTTGTCCGCAGACCAaagttaaaagtgaaattttgaacttttctcGAGATTTTGGAGAGTTCATCAACATGGACTCTGGTGAAGCAGGAGATTTCAACCGAACAGACTATCTTTTGACAATGATGCAGCTATGTGAGAGGACGTTTTACACCATCGTATTGAGAGAAGCACACTCGCTGCCTAACAAAGCAAGTCACCAAAGTTATGCCTCGATTGTCCGCGAAATGTCTCTTTCAATGTACCAGATGATGGAATATTGCATGATCCGAAGtgaactcaaattttgtgaggaCATGTTTAGCCACACTATGACCGAAGAGGGTATCTGCGTGAGTTTTAACCTTTTGTCCGCTGCAGAACTGCTTCGCACCGATGTTATTCAGACGGTGGATCCGTATTTGTCGGAACATCATAAAGCTCCACACTGGACGCTTGAACAAGGATACTCCTCAGAGGCAACGCTCAGTTCATACCCCTATCGAACCCTTGGACCCGGTTACTCCGCAGGCCTTTCACTACTTCTGTTATCCAGCAACCACGACCTGGACTATCTCTGCCGTGGACCAGTACAAGCTTTCAAAGTTCTGCTGCACTCTTCCGCCGAGTATCCACAAGTTTCCCAGAGATTCGTCCACGTTCCGGTGGATCAAGAAGTCACCATCGCCGTAAAACCACAAATGGTCACAACAACCGAGGGACTTCGCAGCTACACTCCGGAACGCCGCCAGTGCTTCTTCAACAACGAACGGTATCTGCAGTTCTTCAAAATCTACACCCAGGACAACTGCGAACTTGAATGCCTCACAAACTACACTCTTCAGCGCTGCAATTGTGTCAAATTCTCCATGATGTACGCCAACGACACCCCAGTTTGCGAAACCAATCAAATCTATTGCATGCTTGATGCGGAGAACGACCTTCTGGAGATGGACCTGGTCAGCCATCAGGACCAGCAGGCGAACTTCCGAGCTCAGTGCAACTGCCTACCGGCGTGCACTTCCATCCAATACGACGCGGAAATCACGCAAACGGACTTCGACTGGCAGAAGTGGAGCCAGGCCATCGAACTTCCTCTCAATAGCACCACAGG AATGCACGTGGCCCGACTGGGAATCTATTTCAAGGAGGCGCAATTCATGACTTCGAAGAGAAGCGAGCTGTACGGGTTGACCGATTTCCTGGCCAATTGCGGAGGGTTGCTGGGGCTGTGCATGGGTGTTAGTTTGTTGAGTTTGGTGGAGCTGTGTTACTTTTGTACGGTGCGTCCCTTTTCACTGTGGAGGAAGCAGAAACGTGCCGAAGTGGATGCGAAAAACTTGAAATATGACGAAGTGCCGGGAATAAGTTTGCTGTCGATGTCGATGAAAGGAGATAAGGAGTTACAGTGA
- the LOC134291767 gene encoding LOW QUALITY PROTEIN: pickpocket protein 28-like (The sequence of the model RefSeq protein was modified relative to this genomic sequence to represent the inferred CDS: substituted 2 bases at 2 genomic stop codons) produces MTTTSETIRPSREMERSKVQLASAGAKELFLEYCSNSSVHGVRYFGCRERSLCEKFWWVVVFVLSVGSCVMLILKTYQKWDQTPVIVSFNEKSTPVWQIPFPAVTICPQTKVKSEILNFSRDFGEFINMDSGEAGDFNRTDYLLTMMQLCERTFYTIVLREAHSLPNKASHQSYASIVREMSLSMYQMMEYCMIRSELKFCEDMFSHTMTEEGICVSFNLLSAAELLRTDVIQTVDPYLSEHHKAPHWTLEQGYSSEATLSSYPYRTLGPGYSAGLSLLLLSSNHDLDYLCRGPVQAFKVLLHSSAEYPQVSQRFVHVPVDQEVTIAVKPQMVTTTEGLRSYTPERRQCFFNNERYLQFFKIYTQDNCELECLTNYTLQRCNCVKFSMMYANDTPVCETNQIYCMLDAENDLLEMDLVSHQDQQANFRAQCNCLPACTSIQYDAEITQTDFDWQKWSQAIELPLNSTTGXIAXIRLMMNTKVTHFLSLGFRMHVARLGIYFKEAQFMTSKRSELYGLTDFLANCGGLLGLCMGVSLLSLVELCYFCTVRPFSLWRKQKRAEVDAKNLKYDEVPGISLLSMSMKGDKELQ; encoded by the coding sequence atgacgacgacatcAGAAACGATTCGACCGTCGCGAGAAATGGAGCGCTCGAAAGTTCAGCTGGCGTCCGCCGGAGCCAAGGAGCTGTTTCTGGAATACTGTAGCAACAGTTCGGTGCACGGAGTTCGATATTTCGGATGCCGGGAACGATCGCTATGCGAAAAGTTCTGGTGGGTGGTTGTGTTTGTCCTGTCAGTGGGAAGTTGTGTGATGTTGATCCTGAAAACGTACCAAAAGTGGGACCAAACACCGGTGATTGtgagttttaacgaaaaatcTACTCCGGTGTGGCAGATTCCGTTTCCGGCGGTGACCATTTGTCCGCAGACCAaagttaaaagtgaaattttgaacttttctcGAGATTTTGGAGAGTTCATCAACATGGACTCTGGTGAAGCAGGAGATTTCAACCGAACAGACTATCTTTTGACAATGATGCAGCTATGTGAGAGGACGTTTTACACCATCGTATTGAGAGAAGCACACTCGCTGCCTAACAAAGCAAGTCACCAAAGTTATGCCTCGATTGTCCGCGAAATGTCTCTTTCAATGTACCAGATGATGGAATATTGCATGATCCGAAGtgaactcaaattttgtgaggaCATGTTTAGCCACACTATGACCGAAGAGGGTATCTGCGTGAGTTTTAACCTTTTGTCCGCTGCAGAACTGCTTCGCACCGATGTTATTCAGACGGTGGATCCGTATTTGTCGGAACATCATAAAGCTCCACACTGGACGCTTGAACAAGGATACTCCTCAGAGGCAACGCTCAGTTCATACCCCTATCGAACCCTTGGACCCGGTTACTCCGCAGGCCTTTCACTACTTCTGTTATCCAGCAACCACGACCTGGACTATCTCTGCCGTGGACCAGTACAAGCTTTCAAAGTTCTGCTGCACTCTTCCGCCGAGTATCCACAAGTTTCCCAGAGATTCGTCCACGTTCCGGTGGATCAAGAAGTCACCATCGCCGTAAAACCACAAATGGTCACAACAACCGAGGGACTTCGCAGCTACACTCCGGAACGCCGCCAGTGCTTCTTCAACAACGAACGGTATCTGCAGTTCTTCAAAATCTACACCCAGGACAACTGCGAACTTGAATGCCTCACAAACTACACTCTTCAGCGCTGCAATTGTGTCAAATTCTCCATGATGTACGCCAACGACACCCCAGTTTGCGAAACCAATCAAATCTATTGCATGCTTGATGCGGAGAACGACCTTCTGGAGATGGACCTGGTCAGCCATCAGGACCAGCAGGCGAACTTCCGAGCTCAGTGCAACTGCCTACCGGCGTGCACTTCCATCCAATACGACGCGGAAATCACGCAAACGGACTTCGACTGGCAGAAGTGGAGCCAGGCCATCGAACTTCCTCTCAATAGCACCACAGGGTAAATTGCGTAAATTCGATTGATGATGAACACGAAGGTGACTCATTTCCTCTCGCTCGGTTTCAGAATGCACGTGGCCCGACTGGGAATCTATTTCAAGGAGGCGCAATTCATGACTTCGAAGAGAAGCGAGCTGTACGGGTTGACCGATTTCCTGGCCAATTGCGGAGGGTTGCTGGGGCTGTGCATGGGTGTTAGTTTGTTGAGTTTGGTGGAGCTGTGTTACTTTTGTACGGTGCGTCCCTTTTCACTGTGGAGGAAGCAGAAACGTGCCGAAGTGGATGCGAAAAACTTGAAATATGACGAAGTGCCGGGAATAAGTTTGCTGTCGATGTCGATGAAAGGAGATAAGGAGTTACAGTGA